In Oscillatoria acuminata PCC 6304, a single window of DNA contains:
- a CDS encoding HNH endonuclease, translating to MPICLNCQKPFPNRVKIDNEWKVLNSRKFCLKCSPYKLHNTSKVPPIAEKKDQRQCSVCRQLKPLTDFYKRSSKSKKDLRKYECKKCHNLKTKERLQYLKQKAVELKGGKCFFCGYSKCIAALDFHHLDPKKKEFKISGKFVSFDKIAAELNKCILLCSNCHRELHAGVINLNEHKICLCCGKLLSNTTQSTYCSQKCYNLASRKVKRPSQEELKNLVWEKPTSQIAKEFGVSDKLFSI from the coding sequence ATGCCGATTTGCCTTAACTGCCAAAAACCTTTTCCTAATCGCGTAAAAATTGACAATGAATGGAAAGTTTTAAATTCTCGAAAATTTTGCCTAAAGTGTTCTCCATACAAGTTGCATAATACTTCAAAAGTTCCGCCTATAGCTGAAAAAAAGGATCAGCGTCAGTGTTCTGTATGTCGTCAACTTAAACCTCTGACAGACTTTTATAAACGATCAAGCAAATCCAAAAAAGATTTACGCAAGTATGAATGTAAAAAGTGCCATAACCTTAAAACAAAAGAAAGACTCCAATACCTTAAACAAAAAGCAGTTGAACTCAAAGGTGGAAAATGCTTTTTTTGCGGATACTCTAAATGTATAGCGGCTTTAGACTTTCATCACTTGGATCCTAAGAAGAAAGAATTTAAAATTTCTGGTAAATTTGTTTCTTTTGATAAAATTGCTGCTGAATTAAATAAATGTATTCTCCTTTGTTCAAACTGCCATAGAGAACTTCATGCTGGGGTGATTAATCTAAATGAACACAAAATTTGCCTCTGCTGTGGGAAATTATTATCTAATACAACTCAATCCACATACTGCTCTCAGAAATGCTATAATCTGGCGTCCCGAAAAGTTAAACGTCCTTCACAAGAAGAGTTGAAAAATCTTGTTTGGGAAAAACCAACTTCTCAAATAGCCAAAGAGTTTGGAGTAAGTGATAAGCTGTTCAGCATTTAA
- a CDS encoding IS630 family transposase: MPAANCLTPEQVKKLQKSLKEEPNGEIRERILMLLLLNDGKTQAKIAQFIGCSINTVCHWCIHGNPDNLESLKDKRMEGNNKKATEEYVNLLLETLSKEPTELGYEFGRWTGHRLATYLHEITGIQLSGSQIRRILAKKKYVYIWGKYSLESKRDEEERKEFKKKLSEYLRIEKETPELLQVWFWDESGFSLRVIRRKNWCKKGKRKQIRGDRRNGRVNVMGGIRYSDKKRFVEFLKTSNSESFYNVLQVFYQELIQEWCDSGKSAHDFSEKGPKIIIILDNASFHKKAEFIQKIGENMPNIQLEFLPKYSPDYNLIELVWHSAKEYIAHRLFTSIEDLEVLLHKLLNEGELIIRWSRKLKNKGNAVIPI; the protein is encoded by the coding sequence ATGCCAGCTGCCAATTGTTTAACGCCCGAACAAGTCAAAAAACTTCAAAAATCCCTGAAAGAGGAACCCAATGGGGAGATCCGAGAAAGGATCTTAATGCTTCTCTTACTGAACGACGGTAAGACTCAAGCTAAAATCGCTCAATTTATTGGCTGCTCCATCAATACAGTATGCCATTGGTGTATTCATGGAAACCCCGATAATCTGGAAAGTTTAAAAGACAAGAGGATGGAAGGTAATAACAAAAAGGCCACTGAAGAGTATGTCAACCTTTTATTGGAAACCCTATCCAAAGAACCGACGGAGTTAGGATATGAATTTGGACGATGGACGGGTCATAGATTAGCTACTTATTTGCATGAAATAACCGGAATTCAACTGAGTGGCTCCCAAATTAGGAGGATATTAGCTAAAAAAAAGTATGTCTATATTTGGGGAAAATATAGCTTAGAGTCCAAGAGGGATGAGGAAGAGAGAAAAGAGTTTAAGAAAAAATTATCCGAGTATTTAAGGATAGAAAAAGAAACACCAGAGCTTTTACAGGTATGGTTTTGGGACGAAAGTGGATTTAGTTTAAGAGTAATAAGAAGAAAAAATTGGTGTAAAAAAGGAAAGCGGAAGCAGATAAGGGGTGATAGGAGAAACGGACGGGTCAATGTCATGGGGGGAATTCGATATTCTGACAAAAAAAGATTTGTGGAATTTTTAAAGACCAGCAATTCTGAAAGTTTTTATAATGTTTTACAAGTTTTTTATCAAGAGCTAATCCAGGAATGGTGCGATTCGGGAAAATCTGCCCATGATTTTTCAGAAAAAGGACCGAAAATTATTATTATTCTTGATAATGCCAGTTTTCATAAAAAGGCAGAGTTTATCCAAAAAATTGGGGAAAATATGCCAAATATTCAATTAGAATTTCTTCCGAAATATAGCCCGGACTACAACTTGATAGAGTTGGTTTGGCACTCAGCTAAAGAGTATATTGCTCATCGACTATTTACCTCAATTGAAGATTTAGAGGTTTTATTACATAAGCTCTTAAATGAAGGAGAACTAATTATTCGCTGGTCCCGTAAATTAAAAAATAAGGGAAACGCAGTTATCCCAATTTAA
- a CDS encoding GNAT family N-acetyltransferase, with protein sequence MMITLTKRGYTGETDLEPIAALINACEAVDCLDEGSSIAELRQEIEAPWVDRDRNLCLWETPEGTLIGFAQLWIPESGEVRDGFLWFRVHPLFRGGTVEREIVAWGEARMQEVSRECGVPVSLRSGTKETDGDGIRFLESCGFAIERYFFQMQRVAAEPLPTPQFPPEFTVQTGGQQKNGDAWVELYNQSFIDHWNFHLLTRDRLDHELASLSYQPAFDLVAVSPDGRFAGFCYCTIDAEKNEQTGRNEGWIAVLGTRRGFRHQGIGRALLLAGMQQLQVAGVETILLSVDAQSPTGALQLYESVGFRKSFAKVSLVKALDTLNLAN encoded by the coding sequence ATGATGATCACGTTAACAAAACGCGGCTATACGGGAGAAACGGATTTAGAGCCGATCGCGGCTTTAATTAATGCTTGTGAGGCGGTGGATTGCCTGGATGAAGGGAGTTCGATCGCCGAACTGCGCCAAGAAATTGAAGCGCCTTGGGTCGATCGCGATCGCAATCTTTGCCTCTGGGAAACTCCCGAGGGGACACTGATCGGGTTCGCACAACTTTGGATTCCTGAATCCGGTGAGGTTCGGGATGGTTTCCTCTGGTTTCGGGTGCATCCGCTGTTCCGAGGCGGGACTGTGGAACGGGAAATCGTGGCATGGGGTGAGGCGCGAATGCAGGAAGTGAGTCGGGAGTGTGGTGTGCCGGTGAGCTTGCGATCGGGAACGAAGGAAACCGATGGCGATGGCATTCGGTTTTTAGAAAGCTGTGGATTCGCCATTGAACGCTATTTTTTCCAGATGCAACGAGTCGCTGCTGAACCCCTGCCAACTCCTCAGTTCCCGCCCGAATTTACCGTGCAGACTGGGGGACAGCAAAAGAATGGGGATGCTTGGGTTGAACTGTACAACCAGAGTTTTATTGACCATTGGAATTTTCATCTCTTAACTCGCGATCGCCTGGATCATGAATTAGCAAGTCTTTCTTATCAGCCCGCTTTTGACTTAGTAGCCGTCTCTCCTGATGGCCGATTTGCCGGGTTTTGTTATTGTACGATTGACGCGGAAAAAAATGAGCAGACTGGACGAAATGAAGGCTGGATTGCGGTCCTAGGAACCCGTCGGGGCTTCCGCCATCAAGGCATCGGACGGGCGCTTTTGTTAGCGGGGATGCAGCAGTTACAGGTGGCTGGGGTTGAAACCATTCTATTGAGTGTGGATGCCCAAAGTCCGACTGGAGCCTTGCAACTTTATGAATCCGTCGGTTTTCGCAAATCTTTCGCAAAAGTCTCGCTAGTTAAAGCACTTGACACTCTCAACTTAGCCAATTAA